The Choloepus didactylus isolate mChoDid1 chromosome 13, mChoDid1.pri, whole genome shotgun sequence genome contains a region encoding:
- the SLC25A46 gene encoding solute carrier family 25 member 46, with protein sequence MHPRRPDGFDGLGYRGGARDEQGFGGSGAFPARSFSTSSDLSHWVTTPPDIPGSRNLHWGEKSPPYPAPVASTPLEGPVEEFFPGGGGGSVRGQSSEQLNRFAGFGIGLASLFTENVLAHPCIVLRRQCQVNYHARNYHLTPFTVINIMYSFNKTQGPRALWKGMGSTFIVQGVTLGAEGLISEFTPLPREISHKWNPKQIGEHLLLKSLTYVVAMPFYSASLIETVQSEIIRDNTGILECVKEGIGRVIGMGVPHSKRLLPLLSLIFPTVLHGVLHYIISSIIQKFVLVILKRKTYNSHLAESTSPMQNMLDAYFPELIANFAASLCSDVILYPLETVLHRLHIQGTRTIIDNTDLGYEVLPINTQYEGMRDCINTIRQEEGVLGFYKGFGAVIIQYTLHAVVLQITKIIYSTLLQNSF encoded by the exons ATGCATCCGCGACGCCCGGACGGATTTGATGGCTTGGGCTACCGGGGTGGCGCCCGGGACGAGCAGGGATTTGGAGGCAGCGGCGCTTTCCCTGCAAGGTCCTTCAGCACTTCGTCGGACCTGAGCCACTGGGTGACCACTCCTCCGGATATCCCGGGCAGTCGCAACCTGCACTGGGGCGAGAAGAGCCCGCCCTACCCCGCTCCGGTCGCCTCTACCCCGCTCGAGGGGCCAGTAGAGGAATTCTTTCCCGGTGGCGGAGGCGGCAGCGTGCGGGGACAGAGCAGCG AACAGTTGAATAGATTTGCTGGATTTGGTATTGGACTTGCAAG tcTCTTTACAGAAAATGTATTGGCTCATCCTTGCATTGTTCTACGCCGCCAATGCCAG GTTAATTATCATGCCCGGAATTATCATCTCACTCCATTTACAGTCATCAATATTATGTACAGCTTTAACAAAACTCAG gGACCAAGAGCCCTTTGGAAAGGAATGGGTAGTACATTTATTGTCCAGGGAGTCACACTTGGAGCAGAAGGATTAATCAGTGAATTCACACCTTTGCCAAG ggagATTTCACACAAATGGAATCCTAAACAAATAGGAGAACACCTTCTACTGAAATC cCTAACTTATGTGGTGGCAATGCCTTTTTATTCAGCAAGCCTAATAGAGACAGTACAG AGTGAAATAATTCGAGATAATACTGGAATTTTGGAATGTGTTAAAGAAGGAATTGGAAGAGTGATAGGCATGGGAGTGCCTCATAGCAAACGACTACTTCCCCTTCTTTCCTTGATCTTCCCTACGGTGCTGCATGGAGTTCTTCATTACATAATCAGCTCAATCATTCAGAAGTTTGTCCTAGTAATTCTAAAGAGAAAGACTTATAATAGCCACCTAGCTGAGAGCACTAGCCCTATGCAGAATATGTTGGATGCTTATTTTCCTGAACTAATTGCTAACTTTGCTGCCAGTCTTTGCTCTGACGTTATACTTTACCCATTGGAAACAGTTTTGCACCGCCTTCACATTCAAGGAACACGCACAATAATTGACAATACAGACCTGGGCTATGAAGTGCTTCCAATTAATACACAGTATGAGGGAATGAGAGACTGTATCAATACAATCAGGCAGGAGGAAGGAGTgcttggtttttataaagggtttgGTGCTGTTATAATACAGTACACACTGCATGCGGTTGTTTTACAGATTACCAAAATTATTTACTCTACCCTTCTTCAAAATAGTTTTTGA